In Candidatus Contubernalis alkalaceticus, the following proteins share a genomic window:
- a CDS encoding ABC transporter permease, with protein MNQEHIPETIIEPGRMTKQYWRDLWVFRELFYFMAWRDILVRYKQTAIGVAWAIIRPVLTMVVFTVIFGGLAGLPSEGTAPYPVMVYAAMLPWNFFANSLNESSNSLIANVNLISKIYMPRLILPTSSVVVNLVDFFISFAILVVLMIWYRFVPDWRIITLPLFLLLGIITAYGFSIWFGALNVKYRDFRYIVPFVVQFGLYISPVGFSSSVVPEQYRLLYSMNPLVGVIDGFRWAILGGDVQLYWPGLLLSIALALLIFITGIWHFVRMERIFADVI; from the coding sequence ATGAATCAAGAACATATACCTGAAACTATAATCGAGCCGGGACGTATGACTAAACAGTATTGGCGGGACCTGTGGGTTTTCCGAGAACTTTTCTATTTTATGGCCTGGAGGGATATCCTGGTTCGTTACAAGCAGACTGCCATTGGCGTAGCCTGGGCCATTATCAGGCCGGTGCTGACCATGGTGGTTTTTACCGTTATATTCGGTGGCCTGGCGGGACTTCCATCGGAGGGAACAGCCCCTTATCCGGTGATGGTGTATGCAGCTATGCTGCCATGGAATTTTTTTGCAAATTCTTTAAACGAAAGCAGCAATTCTTTAATTGCAAATGTTAACTTGATTTCCAAGATTTACATGCCGCGCCTGATACTACCGACCAGTTCTGTTGTGGTAAACCTGGTGGATTTTTTTATATCCTTTGCTATACTGGTAGTGCTAATGATATGGTATAGATTTGTGCCTGACTGGAGAATTATTACCTTACCACTTTTTCTGCTGTTGGGTATAATTACAGCATATGGTTTCAGCATTTGGTTTGGAGCCCTTAACGTAAAATACAGGGACTTTCGTTATATTGTTCCCTTTGTGGTGCAGTTTGGCTTATATATTTCCCCCGTGGGCTTCAGCAGCAGTGTGGTGCCTGAGCAGTATCGGCTCCTATATTCTATGAACCCTCTGGTAGGGGTTATTGACGGCTTCCGCTGGGCCATATTGGGAGGGGATGTTCAGTTATACTGGCCAGGATTATTGCTGTCCATTGCTTTGGCCCTGTTGATATTTATTACCGGCATATGGCATTTCGTCCGTATGGAACGTATCTTTGCAGATGTAATATAG
- a CDS encoding GumC family protein, with translation MKEEISLKELLQTLLRGKGTVVKITLIVFLISAVYSIIIVKPYYTVGSLMYIDFQPYEYSKDYMQLYDDFVVHTNLELETFRGTLKSYPLLEEVIEDLNLDTKKYSPKSISQSVDMNRLSDERLYGITMKESDPETGAAIINALSDKLVDSLKDWEVKLIFEVANKELLQQKKTAEKMVNEALKDLEAFMKQTPSVLELDALIPNYLNKLAALKSQEIDAEIRLRKNREEKEYLETLNLSSDVREALLYANINIASSEGEISMLKESISQLEEEIRELQLDLAGKSITYDNLHRLLEVRKNALQEISDKYNASYISELNNAGNLVVSVVSRAYVPSQPDGPNVRLNLLMGLAAGLMIGSVVVLFKEYWNKEPKGMDYSSTAR, from the coding sequence ATGAAAGAAGAAATCAGCCTGAAAGAATTATTGCAGACCTTGTTAAGAGGAAAAGGTACGGTTGTTAAAATTACTTTAATTGTTTTTTTAATCAGCGCTGTATACAGCATTATTATTGTTAAACCTTATTATACCGTGGGTTCATTGATGTATATAGATTTCCAGCCTTATGAATACAGTAAGGATTATATGCAGCTTTATGATGACTTTGTGGTACATACCAATCTGGAATTGGAAACTTTTCGGGGGACTTTAAAAAGCTATCCCTTACTGGAAGAGGTAATTGAGGACCTTAATCTAGACACCAAAAAGTATTCTCCTAAAAGTATCAGCCAGTCCGTTGATATGAACCGTTTGAGTGACGAGAGGCTCTATGGGATTACCATGAAAGAGTCGGATCCTGAAACAGGGGCAGCCATTATCAATGCTCTTTCTGATAAGTTGGTAGATTCTTTAAAGGATTGGGAGGTCAAACTGATTTTTGAGGTGGCCAATAAAGAATTATTGCAACAAAAGAAAACCGCGGAAAAAATGGTGAATGAGGCTCTGAAGGATCTGGAGGCTTTTATGAAACAAACCCCCAGTGTTCTGGAACTGGATGCTTTGATTCCCAATTATTTAAATAAATTAGCGGCTCTAAAGAGTCAAGAAATTGATGCAGAAATAAGACTGAGGAAAAACCGGGAAGAAAAAGAATACCTGGAAACCCTTAACCTAAGTTCTGATGTTCGAGAGGCATTATTATATGCCAATATTAACATTGCTTCCTCAGAGGGAGAGATTTCTATGTTGAAAGAATCTATCTCCCAGTTGGAAGAAGAAATCAGGGAGCTGCAGCTGGATCTGGCTGGGAAAAGCATAACTTATGATAACCTGCACAGATTATTAGAAGTTCGCAAGAATGCTCTGCAGGAGATATCTGATAAGTATAATGCCAGCTATATCTCTGAATTGAATAACGCCGGAAATCTGGTAGTTTCAGTAGTTTCCCGGGCCTATGTACCCAGTCAACCAGACGGACCCAATGTAAGGTTGAATCTCTTAATGGGATTGGCAGCCGGGTTGATGATTGGCTCGGTGGTTGTTCTTTTCAAAGAATATTGGAATAAGGAACCTAAAGGCATGGATTATTCTTCAACTGCCAGGTAG
- a CDS encoding MBOAT family O-acyltransferase — MLFNSFEYLFCFLPVVVIIYFLVNKINIVAAKCWLLVCSLFFYSWWNINYLPLILVSIIVNYTVSTALKRRAAGYCRGLLALGVTFNLLLLGYFKYTGFFISNVNALFAVNVPMLNLLLPLAISFFTFQQIAYLVDVYRGETKEYSLLHYSLFVCFFPQLIAGPIVQHKEMIPQFQDPKNKAVNYENITRGLYIFAMGLFKKVVIADNFATWANFGFDQANSLTFLDGWVTSLSYTFQLYYDFSGYTDMAIGAALLLNIRLPINFNSPYKAVNIQDFWRRWHITLSRFLMNYLYIPLGGNKRGKRRTMINIMIVFVLGGFWHGAGWTFVFWGFLHGLALIVHRGWTTLNRKGNNLWGRIITFNFVNVAWVFFRAEQWQDAVKVLKAMFGINGFILPDLLASRLSFLSTLGVQFSQPAMREVGLYRGMLMVTIFILLVFFMKNSVELTRQFKPTWQRSVHFSLMVFIALITMYASVHTAEFLYFNF; from the coding sequence ATGTTATTTAATTCTTTTGAATATTTGTTCTGTTTTCTTCCTGTGGTGGTAATTATTTATTTTTTGGTAAATAAAATAAATATTGTGGCTGCTAAATGCTGGCTTCTTGTATGTTCCCTGTTTTTCTACAGCTGGTGGAATATTAATTATCTACCTCTAATTTTAGTCTCTATTATAGTAAATTACACTGTAAGCACTGCCTTGAAAAGGAGGGCGGCAGGGTACTGCCGAGGGCTTTTGGCGCTGGGGGTTACCTTTAACCTGTTACTTTTGGGTTATTTTAAATATACAGGCTTTTTCATTTCCAATGTGAATGCACTGTTTGCAGTTAATGTTCCCATGCTTAATTTGCTGCTGCCCCTGGCTATCAGCTTTTTTACGTTTCAACAGATTGCTTATCTGGTGGATGTTTATCGAGGGGAAACAAAAGAGTACAGCCTGTTACATTATTCTTTATTTGTATGTTTTTTTCCTCAGCTTATTGCCGGCCCTATTGTTCAGCATAAAGAAATGATTCCTCAATTTCAAGACCCCAAGAATAAAGCGGTTAACTATGAAAATATTACCCGGGGGCTATATATCTTTGCCATGGGGCTTTTTAAAAAAGTGGTCATCGCAGACAATTTTGCCACCTGGGCCAACTTTGGTTTTGATCAGGCTAACAGTTTGACTTTTTTAGATGGATGGGTAACCTCCCTTTCCTATACCTTTCAGCTGTATTATGATTTCAGTGGTTATACCGATATGGCCATTGGCGCGGCTCTGCTTTTGAATATTCGCCTGCCTATAAATTTTAACTCTCCTTACAAAGCAGTGAACATTCAGGATTTTTGGCGAAGATGGCATATCACCCTGAGCCGTTTCTTGATGAATTATTTGTATATCCCCCTGGGAGGAAACAAAAGAGGTAAGAGAAGAACCATGATTAATATTATGATTGTTTTTGTGTTGGGCGGTTTCTGGCATGGTGCCGGTTGGACCTTTGTGTTTTGGGGATTTCTTCACGGCCTGGCCTTGATTGTTCATAGGGGTTGGACAACCTTAAATAGAAAGGGAAATAACCTGTGGGGAAGAATTATAACCTTTAACTTTGTAAATGTTGCCTGGGTTTTCTTTCGAGCTGAACAGTGGCAGGATGCAGTAAAAGTGCTGAAGGCAATGTTTGGAATCAACGGGTTCATACTGCCGGATTTGCTGGCCTCCAGGCTGTCATTTTTATCCACCCTGGGAGTCCAGTTTTCACAGCCCGCCATGCGGGAAGTAGGCCTGTACAGGGGCATGTTGATGGTCACCATTTTTATTCTGTTGGTTTTTTTCATGAAAAACTCTGTAGAATTAACCCGTCAGTTTAAGCCCACCTGGCAGAGGTCCGTGCATTTTTCTTTGATGGTATTTATCGCACTTATTACTATGTATGCCAGCGTTCATACCGCAGAGTTTTTATACTTTAATTTTTAA
- a CDS encoding HAD family hydrolase, whose translation MRDLLSLIKEKNVQAVIFDVDGTLYDQKKLRRLMFFAVIKYYSIRPWRLKEIKVLQDFRGQREKNASVVCQDIEKVQYEWGAKASGVSPEQVKKVTAQWIFQYPLKYLYRCRYPGVCRFMEKLKEQKIITAVFSDYPAAEKLSALQVSPHHIFSSTDKNIDRLKPDPKGLLVAARSLNIPVEYCLFVGDREDRDGECARRAGMPYYILQGDLDFIP comes from the coding sequence ATGAGGGATCTATTAAGTCTTATAAAAGAAAAAAATGTTCAAGCAGTAATCTTTGATGTGGACGGGACGCTGTATGATCAAAAGAAGCTTCGCAGGCTCATGTTTTTTGCAGTCATCAAGTACTATTCAATTCGACCCTGGCGTTTAAAGGAGATTAAAGTATTGCAGGATTTTAGGGGCCAGCGGGAAAAGAATGCATCAGTTGTATGTCAAGATATTGAGAAGGTACAGTATGAATGGGGGGCCAAAGCCTCAGGGGTTTCACCGGAACAGGTTAAAAAGGTTACTGCTCAATGGATTTTCCAATACCCTTTAAAATATCTTTACCGCTGCCGTTATCCGGGAGTATGCCGGTTCATGGAAAAACTCAAAGAGCAGAAAATAATTACGGCGGTTTTTTCTGATTATCCGGCGGCAGAAAAGCTATCAGCCCTACAGGTTTCACCTCATCACATATTTAGCTCCACGGATAAAAACATCGACCGGCTGAAACCGGACCCCAAAGGCCTCCTTGTTGCTGCCAGAAGTTTAAATATTCCCGTTGAATACTGTTTATTTGTTGGGGACCGGGAGGACAGGGACGGAGAATGTGCCAGAAGGGCCGGCATGCCTTATTACATATTGCAGGGAGACCTGGATTTTATTCCCTAA
- a CDS encoding UbiA prenyltransferase family protein, with amino-acid sequence MSIKNYIAIARPDHWFKNVFVLPGIAFAAMLNQVPISEIYVKIIIGLVSVCFIASANYVINEWLDAEFDQFHPVKKNRPSVVGNLKPVLVYTEYAAFIAAGLLLSYLVSPYFLAANTFLLVMGFLYNVKPFRTKDKVYMDVLSESVNNAIRLMLGWFIVTSFPLPPASLVLGYWMGGAFLMAVKRYSEFRFINNNEDAGLYRRSFKYYTEETLLISAFFYALTAIFFLGVFLVKYRVELVLSVPFFATLFAWYLHIGMKKESAAQNPEHMYREKKFLLFTILLVVVVAALLFIDIPELTWLLDNAFIVQARP; translated from the coding sequence ATGAGTATTAAAAATTATATTGCCATAGCCAGGCCGGATCATTGGTTTAAAAATGTTTTTGTGCTGCCGGGGATTGCCTTTGCAGCCATGCTTAATCAGGTTCCCATCAGTGAAATTTATGTAAAAATTATCATTGGCTTAGTCAGCGTCTGTTTTATTGCTTCTGCCAACTACGTGATCAACGAATGGCTTGATGCTGAGTTTGACCAGTTTCATCCGGTGAAAAAGAATCGGCCTTCGGTGGTTGGAAATCTAAAACCTGTGCTGGTATATACGGAATATGCAGCCTTTATAGCAGCGGGATTACTTCTGTCCTACCTGGTCTCCCCTTATTTTCTTGCAGCCAATACTTTCTTGCTGGTGATGGGATTTCTTTACAATGTTAAACCTTTTAGAACCAAGGACAAGGTCTACATGGATGTTTTGTCAGAATCTGTTAATAACGCCATCCGGTTGATGCTGGGATGGTTTATTGTAACCAGCTTTCCACTGCCCCCTGCCAGCCTGGTTTTGGGGTATTGGATGGGAGGGGCATTTCTCATGGCTGTTAAGCGTTATTCGGAATTCCGGTTTATCAATAATAATGAGGATGCGGGCCTTTATCGACGATCCTTTAAATATTACACCGAGGAAACCCTGTTGATATCTGCATTTTTCTACGCCTTAACCGCCATTTTTTTCCTGGGAGTATTTCTGGTAAAATACAGGGTAGAGTTGGTTCTCAGTGTGCCTTTTTTTGCTACCCTGTTTGCCTGGTATCTACATATCGGGATGAAGAAAGAATCTGCAGCTCAAAACCCGGAGCACATGTATCGGGAAAAGAAGTTTCTCTTGTTTACGATACTTCTGGTAGTGGTTGTTGCCGCCCTTTTATTTATAGACATTCCTGAATTAACGTGGCTTTTAGATAATGCTTTTATCGTACAGGCAAGGCCATGA
- a CDS encoding LCP family glycopolymer transferase: MEPNKPKDGFNNDSKEINQESKDEPQEQPNSSMKEEPFEELKRLLRDEDPKGESTEEPPNDLDDELINIKKESFDVDLKKLFHEESENKDSAKSHGELEKDPTHIDPDDSEDYLGGGPGNFEGQQGMALDKEAFEQFADSEPSGSAVKTFFSKIKKKFLGLKRVYQVIIVLFLVIFMSGGSYAAWYYNQIKNPSYLFAFDFDMDKSSFGDDDEFNWWADLDVRQHYDQSIVNLVFLGFDTSEDRGSVPGDEWDQRLIGARTDTIKIISINFAKSTVNIIDIPRDTYTKISNTDTWDKINHSYYYGSRYGRGEDRHQNGIEYTLQSISNVLGGVPLKYYVSVDMDTVITFIDHMGGIEFDVDRNIHDYLGNVIIPKGRQKLDGRLYLIYLRDRQQVGDIGRIKSQTELLISTLEYFQKEGKLMDILFFYSSHGGYTMIDTNLDSKQILSLVNYSRFINRESIDTYTMEGFGQMSDGISYLVMNESRRAEIIKAVFGIEYKPQPQITLTDTVPAAPRSFTASVLGQGVSLSWQPGDRLNRAYNLYRQEGSGQEVLIADGIDVTSFVDKNVESGRAYRYRLEAVNSRAVSQSVTAQVTIGDVRPAGPVKFTAGYSSARNEVSLAWQQGDDRAVSYRITRTAGGEVEVFTTTSLQYIDNKNLRAGVTYTYEIVAVNSEGQFSAAVKATISIPGTEPKPEPDPEPKPDPDPKPDPDPEPDPDPEPDPEPDPSGSGS; this comes from the coding sequence ATGGAACCTAACAAGCCTAAGGATGGTTTTAATAATGATTCTAAAGAAATTAACCAGGAATCAAAGGATGAACCCCAGGAGCAGCCTAACTCTTCTATGAAAGAAGAGCCATTTGAGGAATTAAAACGATTACTAAGGGATGAGGACCCCAAAGGGGAATCAACTGAGGAGCCCCCAAATGACCTTGATGATGAACTAATAAACATAAAAAAAGAAAGTTTTGACGTAGACTTAAAAAAACTTTTCCATGAAGAATCTGAAAATAAGGATAGTGCAAAATCCCATGGGGAACTTGAAAAAGACCCAACTCACATTGACCCGGATGACTCTGAAGATTATCTTGGAGGTGGCCCTGGAAACTTTGAGGGCCAACAGGGGATGGCTCTAGATAAAGAGGCTTTTGAACAATTTGCTGATAGTGAGCCCTCCGGCAGTGCAGTAAAGACTTTTTTTTCAAAAATAAAGAAGAAATTTTTAGGTTTAAAAAGAGTGTATCAGGTTATAATTGTTTTATTTTTGGTAATTTTTATGTCCGGAGGTTCCTATGCAGCCTGGTACTATAATCAGATTAAGAATCCTTCTTACCTGTTTGCTTTTGATTTTGATATGGACAAGTCTTCTTTTGGGGATGACGATGAATTCAACTGGTGGGCCGACCTGGATGTCAGGCAGCACTATGACCAAAGTATTGTCAACCTGGTTTTTCTGGGCTTTGATACTAGTGAGGATAGAGGTTCTGTTCCCGGAGATGAGTGGGATCAGAGACTCATTGGAGCCCGAACCGATACTATAAAGATAATCTCTATTAATTTTGCGAAAAGCACCGTTAACATTATAGATATCCCCCGGGATACTTATACTAAAATATCCAATACCGATACCTGGGATAAAATTAACCATTCCTATTATTATGGCAGCCGCTATGGACGGGGCGAAGATCGTCATCAAAATGGGATCGAGTATACTCTGCAAAGCATCAGCAATGTGTTGGGGGGGGTCCCTCTTAAATACTATGTCTCCGTAGACATGGATACAGTGATAACCTTTATAGATCATATGGGCGGGATAGAGTTTGATGTGGACAGAAACATTCATGATTACTTAGGTAATGTAATTATACCCAAGGGGCGTCAAAAACTGGATGGACGACTGTATTTAATTTATTTGCGGGATCGACAGCAGGTAGGGGATATCGGACGAATTAAAAGTCAGACGGAACTTTTGATTTCTACCCTGGAATATTTTCAAAAGGAAGGAAAGTTAATGGATATTCTTTTCTTTTACTCCTCCCATGGTGGTTATACCATGATTGATACGAATTTGGACTCAAAACAGATCCTGTCTCTGGTCAACTATTCCCGGTTTATTAACAGGGAATCCATAGATACTTATACCATGGAAGGGTTTGGCCAAATGAGTGATGGTATATCTTACCTGGTTATGAACGAGTCCAGGCGTGCTGAAATTATAAAAGCTGTATTTGGTATCGAATATAAGCCGCAGCCGCAGATTACGTTAACGGATACGGTACCTGCCGCACCCCGCTCCTTTACAGCATCAGTTTTAGGGCAGGGGGTTTCCCTCTCTTGGCAGCCAGGAGACCGGCTTAACCGGGCTTATAATCTTTATCGTCAAGAAGGTTCAGGGCAGGAAGTCCTCATTGCTGATGGCATTGACGTAACCAGTTTCGTAGATAAAAACGTTGAGAGCGGTAGAGCCTATAGATATCGGTTGGAGGCTGTTAATTCCCGGGCAGTTTCTCAGTCTGTAACAGCCCAGGTGACCATTGGTGATGTTCGTCCTGCAGGTCCTGTTAAATTTACAGCAGGTTACAGCAGTGCTAGAAATGAAGTTTCTCTTGCCTGGCAGCAGGGGGATGACAGAGCTGTAAGTTATCGCATCACCCGAACGGCAGGAGGGGAAGTAGAGGTATTTACCACCACAAGTTTACAGTATATTGATAACAAAAATCTTAGGGCGGGGGTAACGTATACCTATGAGATTGTAGCAGTAAATTCTGAAGGCCAATTTTCCGCAGCGGTCAAAGCCACTATTAGTATTCCTGGGACGGAACCAAAACCTGAGCCGGATCCAGAACCAAAGCCGGACCCGGATCCGAAGCCGGACCCGGATCCAGAACCGGACCCGGATCCAGAACCGGACCCTGAACCAGATCCCTCCGGCTCTGGTTCCTGA
- a CDS encoding SH3 domain-containing protein, which produces MLGKTPFKHFFWALLVLLLLLHFPSVGSAAVMGFITEGEDGNYYAYEYEILLESYILSLLEIEAQVYQDYSEKKIKAFFDDINGYVDYEDVLEKYVISILEGEDFDLNAYTSGEDAKKAVMPEVIYVVSVNSRGRLIKTAKTIDIHEPWEPEEEPEEELPDPRVPEEQEELQDPREPEEQEVPEEPEETEAIEELEESTTIPEPKNLDKPAPLPPANRKCTHQVINGMIYGLDHWGSRIRITEAPNAIPAGNYIVDKQYNFFLITSQEPVFKGTFYYPEYVPYLLTPLNRPEPRVTASFLEFEAKKRNRNTIFVGETASAFILAQSTWGINALYLMAHAAMESSWGTSAIARDKNNIFGYMAYDSNPYASAATFSSVEECILWVSGFIRGTYLTEGNWRFKGEHLLGMNHYYATDPMWSMKIANLMHSILPQDRAAVNINTKSSNQGQVNVSTSLNLRSGAGTAHTVIGSMPGGTKVNINGIKVIDDCCWFKVETNGKSGWACGKYIELITTPRGVVYLSASRKNDNVTLDVHSGPGSDQAVITTLENHTDFSVKAVTVTNKTAWYLIHFGSYEGWVNGNYVTIDW; this is translated from the coding sequence ATGTTGGGAAAAACCCCATTCAAACATTTCTTCTGGGCATTGTTAGTATTATTACTTCTCTTACACTTTCCTTCTGTTGGCTCAGCAGCTGTAATGGGATTTATAACCGAGGGCGAAGATGGAAATTATTATGCCTATGAGTATGAAATACTGTTGGAATCCTATATTTTAAGTCTCCTGGAAATAGAGGCTCAAGTTTATCAAGATTATTCCGAAAAAAAAATAAAAGCCTTTTTTGACGATATAAACGGGTATGTGGATTATGAAGATGTGCTGGAAAAATATGTTATATCTATTCTTGAAGGGGAAGATTTTGACCTAAATGCATATACCTCTGGAGAAGATGCAAAGAAGGCTGTAATGCCTGAGGTTATTTATGTAGTTTCGGTTAATTCACGGGGGAGACTGATAAAGACAGCGAAAACTATTGATATACATGAGCCTTGGGAACCAGAAGAAGAACCAGAAGAAGAATTGCCTGATCCCAGGGTGCCTGAGGAACAAGAAGAATTACAGGATCCTAGAGAGCCTGAGGAACAAGAGGTGCCGGAAGAACCAGAGGAGACTGAGGCTATAGAAGAATTAGAGGAATCCACAACAATTCCAGAGCCAAAAAACCTTGATAAGCCTGCGCCTCTGCCACCAGCAAACAGAAAATGCACTCATCAGGTGATTAATGGAATGATTTACGGCCTGGATCACTGGGGTTCAAGGATAAGAATTACCGAGGCGCCCAATGCTATTCCTGCTGGAAATTATATAGTGGACAAGCAGTATAATTTCTTTCTTATTACATCTCAAGAGCCTGTTTTTAAAGGAACCTTTTATTACCCGGAGTATGTTCCCTACCTGCTGACGCCCCTCAACAGGCCGGAGCCCCGGGTTACTGCTTCTTTTTTAGAGTTTGAAGCAAAAAAGAGAAACAGAAACACTATCTTTGTAGGGGAAACGGCTTCTGCCTTTATCCTGGCTCAAAGTACATGGGGGATTAATGCGCTGTATCTTATGGCTCATGCTGCCATGGAAAGCAGCTGGGGAACTTCGGCTATTGCCAGGGATAAGAATAATATTTTTGGTTATATGGCCTACGATTCAAACCCCTATGCCAGTGCCGCAACTTTCAGTTCGGTAGAAGAATGTATCTTGTGGGTTAGCGGTTTTATCCGGGGCACTTATTTAACAGAGGGCAACTGGAGATTTAAAGGTGAACATCTGCTGGGAATGAACCATTACTATGCCACTGACCCAATGTGGTCAATGAAAATTGCCAACCTGATGCACAGTATCCTGCCTCAAGACAGAGCTGCAGTAAACATAAACACAAAATCATCTAATCAGGGACAGGTAAATGTAAGCACATCCCTTAATCTTCGCAGCGGAGCTGGAACAGCTCATACTGTCATAGGAAGCATGCCCGGTGGTACTAAGGTAAATATTAACGGGATTAAAGTGATTGATGATTGCTGCTGGTTTAAAGTTGAAACTAATGGAAAAAGTGGTTGGGCCTGCGGTAAATACATAGAATTGATTACAACCCCTCGGGGTGTCGTCTATTTAAGTGCATCCCGCAAAAATGATAATGTAACTTTAGACGTCCATTCCGGACCGGGCTCTGATCAGGCGGTTATAACAACCCTTGAAAATCATACTGATTTTTCTGTAAAAGCAGTTACGGTGACAAATAAAACGGCCTGGTACCTTATTCATTTTGGCAGCTATGAAGGCTGGGTCAATGGCAATTATGTGACCATAGACTGGTAA
- a CDS encoding LCP family protein, whose amino-acid sequence MKKKRKWKKVLGLLFLIILICIGYIGFKFGHFLFSIREEPNSYVDSNYNSTESYPPVEMKQSPNKLNVLLLGIDARANEPSRTDTIIVLSIDKKTKDAVMISIPRDTRVNIPGRGLDKINHAHAFGGVNLTIAALEEFLEIPIHHYARINFPGFKDIIDVLGGVTIDVESNVADLTPELRGKAGVNKLNGEEALAYVRFRMDSQGDIGRVKRQQKFLQAVFRDSVQPSIIVKAPSLLDSLGENLRTNIPAWESISLGTMFLSLSLDELPMAMIPGKGQYINHISYWIPDLDKMEEVFEDLGVRD is encoded by the coding sequence ATGAAGAAAAAAAGAAAGTGGAAAAAGGTTTTGGGGTTATTATTTTTAATTATTCTGATTTGCATTGGTTATATAGGATTTAAGTTTGGACATTTTCTATTTAGTATTCGGGAAGAACCTAATTCATATGTTGACAGTAATTACAATTCAACAGAATCATACCCTCCGGTGGAGATGAAACAATCGCCAAATAAGTTGAATGTTCTTCTTTTGGGAATAGATGCACGGGCTAATGAGCCCAGCCGTACTGATACAATTATCGTTTTGTCCATTGATAAAAAAACAAAGGATGCTGTGATGATCTCTATTCCTCGAGATACCCGGGTTAATATTCCCGGGAGAGGGTTGGACAAGATTAATCATGCCCATGCCTTTGGAGGGGTTAATCTAACCATAGCGGCACTGGAAGAATTTTTAGAAATTCCCATTCATCATTATGCAAGAATAAATTTTCCGGGCTTTAAAGATATTATTGATGTCCTGGGGGGCGTTACCATAGATGTTGAATCCAATGTCGCCGACTTAACTCCCGAATTACGTGGAAAAGCGGGAGTTAATAAGCTAAATGGTGAAGAAGCCCTGGCTTATGTAAGGTTTCGGATGGACAGCCAGGGAGATATAGGCCGTGTAAAAAGACAGCAGAAATTTTTACAGGCGGTATTTCGAGATTCCGTGCAGCCGTCAATAATAGTAAAAGCTCCATCTTTATTGGACAGCCTGGGAGAGAATCTCAGAACCAATATACCCGCCTGGGAATCTATCAGCCTGGGAACAATGTTTTTAAGCTTAAGCCTGGATGAACTTCCTATGGCCATGATTCCAGGGAAAGGTCAATATATAAATCATATTAGTTACTGGATTCCAGACCTGGACAAAATGGAAGAGGTCTTTGAGGATTTAGGAGTCAGGGATTGA